The following proteins are encoded in a genomic region of Montipora foliosa isolate CH-2021 chromosome 8, ASM3666993v2, whole genome shotgun sequence:
- the LOC137968281 gene encoding putative nuclease HARBI1, translating into MAAVNRRRRLLASYLLLRVILRRRREREQRRKHRFWVQPIFQRRERLGIFHTLVQEMKDEDREYYYKFTRMSPERFQHLLGLVGPLITKKTCRSREVITPQERLMVTLRYLAEGEAQQSQAFNFRMGKTTVSDIVRKTCEATWTALNPTYIKTPKSSEEWKKIADGFEEELNFPHCLGSINGKHIMIECPKNAGSAYYNYKNFHSIVLLVICDANYCFTFVDIGDYGSTNDASVLSNSAFGQAFDKGPETFETPIPCNYKNVDNLPFVLIGDDIFPQKSWLMKPFPGKELAEHQRVYNYRLSRARRTIENAFGILSAKWRIFRKPIKANVDLLDKITKAKVCLHNYLRLTDNATYTPAGFIDSEDSTGNILPGDWRNIGTDGNGGLNAIGRISGNRYSVEASDARDAFKDYFNSADGEADCPWQLQYVRSCGTVQN; encoded by the exons atggcgGCAGTCAATCGCAGAAGAAGACTTTTGGCTTCTTATTTGCTTCTCCGTGTTATTttgcgaagaagaagagagagagaacaACGAAGAAAGCATCGGTTTTGGGTTCAGCCGATATTCCAGAGGAGAGAACGTCTTGGAATCTTCCATACACTCGTTCAAGAGATGAAAGACGAAGATCGTGAGTATTACTACAA ATTTACAAGGATGTCTCCTGAGAGGTTCCAGCATCTCCTTGGGCTTGTTGGGCCACtgataacaaaaaaaacctGTCGTTCCAGAGAAGTAATCACACCTCAAGAGAGACTAATGGTCACTCTGAGGTACCTGGCAGAGGGAGAGGCCCAACAAAGCCAGGCTTTCAATTTCCGCATGGGAAAAACAACAGTGTCCGACATTGTTAGAAAAACCTGTGAGGCAACTTGGACAGCACTCAACCCGACATACATCAAGACCCCAAAATCTTCTGAAGAGTGGAAGAAAATAGCAGATGGTTTCGAAGAAGAATTGAATTTCCCTCATTGTCTCGGATCAATTAATGGCAAACACATTATGATTGAATGCCCCAAGAATGCAGGGTCTGCATACTACAACTATAAAAATTTTCACTCAATAGTACTTCTTGTAATTTGTGATGCAAACTATTGCTTCACTTTTGTTGATATTGGGGATTATGGGAGTACAAATGATGCAAGTGTACTGTCGAATTCAGCCTTTGGTCAGGCATTTGACAAGGGTCCAGAAACTTTTGAAACACCCATTCCCTGTAATTACAAAAATGTTGACAACCTTCCGTTTGTACTTATTGGAGATGACATTTTTCCTCAGAAGAGTTGGCTGATGAAACCATTTCCTGGTAAAGAACTGGCTGAGCACCAGCGAGTTTACAATTATAGGCTGTCAAGAGCTAGAAGGACAATTGAGAATGCTTTTGGCATTCTGTCTGCCAAATGGCGAATTTTTAGGAAGCCAATCAAAGCAAATGTTGATTTGCttgataaaataaccaaggcTAAAGTGTGTCTGCATAACTACCTTCGTCTTACAGACAATGCAACATACACACCAGCTGGGTTCATTGACAGTGAAGATAGTACTGGCAACATTTTACCTGGAGACTGGCGCAATATTGGTACAGATGGGAATGGAGGATTGAATGCAATTGGCCGCATTAGTGGTAACAGATATTCAGTTGAAGCAAGTGATGCTAGAGATGCATTTAAAGATTACTTTAACAGTGCTGATGGTGAAGCTGATTGTCCATGGCAGCTGCAATATGTAAGAAGCTGTGGGACTGTGCAAAATTAG